DNA sequence from the Catharus ustulatus isolate bCatUst1 chromosome 7, bCatUst1.pri.v2, whole genome shotgun sequence genome:
GCATGCAGACAGGCAGCTACATTGCTCAGGAGGCCATGGCAGGCAGCTTGGGACAGTGAGCCTGtctcctcccctgcccagctctcatCTCAGTGCCTCACCTGATCTCCAGGGCTCGGTGCTCAGGGAACTGGCTCTGGAAGTGTCTCAGTGCCTGCATGACAGCTGATGTGCATTCCACATAGGTATAGTCAATCATGATGTCACCTGCCAGCAGGCAATGGGTATCAGTGCCACAGCCCCCGTGTGGGCaagcctcagctgctgccagcctgtccCTCAGACCCAGGGCACACTGATCCCCTGTCCAGCACCCACTGGGCATGGTGAGCCCAGGCCACTTTGTCCCTTCACAGTGGGCAGGACAACCAATCCCCACAGCTCCCCTTACCAAACACCTCCGAGGGATTCAGCAACTCCAGTAAGTGGCCTCCTCGCTTGGTTTCATAAGTGGCAAAGCCGCCATCCGAGTTCCTCATGCTCAGCAACTGCCCAGACAAGCAGAGAGGGAGTAGGACAACCTCATGAGCAGTACTACTCCAGTAGTACAGCTGTGAGGACAAACTCAGACTTACAGGCCTATGGGGCTGACAGAAAACCCAGGTCCCAAACCACTGTGACAGGCAGGCCCAATCCGGGCCATCACAGGTCACATAGGCAGCTCTGAATCACAGTGAAGTGTTGCCACACCAGGCCTCTACTAGCTCAGATCTAACCAGGTCTAATACCAGATCTAATATGAGATCTAACAATTCCTTGGGCCTTGGCTTCTCTTACAGTCCTTGGCCTGATTTTTGCAGCCCTTACCACATTCACAGCATCAAAGAGGCGCTCAGCAGGCACAGGCTTGGCTATGAAGGGACacttctcctgcagcagcataACTGCCttcagcccctctgctgtgcaATCTGCCACAATCCAGCCGCAGTCCCGCGTGCTGAAGGGGAAGCCACCCTGCAAAAGGATCAGGTGGGCTTAGGGAGCAGGATCACTTTCCCTCACCCACTCTATTACTGGAAGAGATCAGGTGCTGCCCCTGgttcctcttccctctgcccAAATCTCTGCCCCAGTCATGTGTCCCTGAGAGACCAGTGCCAGCCACCATACCTTGTTCATGTGACGATAATACTTCTGGTAGTCGGGTGGGTTCTCTGGGATCTGCAGGAGACAAGAAACAAGTGAGGGCAGCCTGGAggtgcctggctgcaggaccATGGGCTGAAACCATTGCAGGTACAGAACCATGTAGAAGTGGACAGTACCTGCCTTCCACTGAGGGAAGTAGACAGGAAAGAGGtcagctctggagcagggaaaagagaaatcacTTTTTGGCCTGGTTTCAGCAAGTGTTGCTAAAGTCCCCTTTGGGAACTTGCCTGCCAGGGAACGATCTGCTTTCAGTGCTCCCATTGGCAGCATCATGAACAAGACCTGTGACTGCACATCCACCAAGCTGCTGGCGACAGTGACCCTCACCTTGAGCCGCTGCTGGCCTGGCCAGCAGAAGCTGAGCTCATACAGTCACTATCCAATGATCCTGGGTTTCCCAGAAGGGTGTCTCAAATGTGTAGGTACCAGATGAAGAGTAAATAAGCTTAAGCTTTCAGTTTTCCAGGTTCTCTAAGCTCAGGCAGACAACCCAAGCATCCTTGGACCTTTGCAAGGTCCTCTCCAAGCTTCAAAGATGGTTCCCTGAAAACAGGGAGCAGAAAACAGGAGGCTGGGCCTGCTAGTCAGCCCTTCAGAAGGTCTCTTCAGAAGGCAACATGCATCCAGCAGGGTTCTGAGCAAcagccaagcctgcacagccagtGTGTAATGCACCACTgaccagctctgctcacctggGAGAACTGGAGGAACCCATGGGCATTCTGGAGGCAGGAGGTGAATTCAGGCATCTCCTGGGCTTCTGCCTAGAAACAGAGAGGCACAGTAAGCAGTCAGCAGGGGGCTGTAGCCAGACATCCCAGCTCAGCCACGGGATGCCAGGCCAGAATGATGCTCCAAGGGGGtgcacagcaggagctctggTATTTAGGGACTCATGAGCAGAGACCATTTTCCCAAGGCAGCATATAGCACTGAAGGGCGCATTACCTCCAAGAAGGCTTGTATAGCAAAAGCAgtatcccagagctgggatccgTTTGTGCCCTGGAAGAGACAAAAGAGATAGTGAGAGGCAGGTGCTAGCAGCAGCCTGATCCACTGTGGGGACTATGGGACAGAACATCCCTCCCACACTACCCCCTATAGCTCCCTCCTATGTCACCCTGCATCACAGCTGACGTGCTGGTACAGAGGACAGATGCAGCAGGTCAAGGGACAGCAAGGGAACATGAAATAGCTGCTTCAGTCTGCTCTGTGCACTGCCAAGGCAGGACAGGTGGCTAGCATTAAGGAACAGCAGGACACAATGGCTCTGAGacaagcagagctcagcccacaTGCAGGATCAGGCTTTCTCCAGTCCTTCTCCCAGGACTCatgaggaaggaggaaatggAGGCCTTTCAGCTCCCAGCCACAGGGAAGCAAACTAGCAGGACAGACAGTATTCCCTCCTGGCATGGCTGGGGGAAGTGGCAGTGAGAAGGCCACCAGGCATCAGAGGTGAGATGCCAGGAGCTCAGGCCTGGGATGAACACGCTATCCCATTACTCCACAGGCTGCCCCAGAACACCAGGGTCCCTTCAGTCACAGGTGAACTCCTACAGCATTTCACCTGCATCTTCATGCCGTCGAGGCCCAGCCTGTGGGAGGAgagagcacagtgctgcagcacaggcacagtggGAGCACCAGGAGGCAAGTCAGGAGCCATGGTGTGCTCTGCCAGATGGGAGACACTCAGCCCTTACCAAAGATAATCAGGGATCCTGGAAACATGCTCCTGAAAAGCTGAGGAGTCCTTCCCTTCCACGAACCACCGAACCAGCATGTTGATTGTCTTGGAGATCTGCCAAGAGGAACATTGTCACTGCTCTGGATAGAGCTTCTTCCAGCCCCAGACATAAATCTCCCCCACTCAACACAAAGCCACCCAGAGGCTGTCCTGGCCTTGATCCCAATGGCTCCACCTGTGGCATCACTCAGCATAGCTGAGTTAGTGGGGCAGATGCCATAAGATTACTCCAGAGCTTCCTCTCAGATCATCTCCCTGGACCTTAAGGGGAGATACTCCTCACTAGGGCCACAGCTGTCCCCATACCCTTTGCATCTCCTGTGCACTGTTAAGCTCTTGAGCATCAGGAGCAGCGGGACTTGAGCCAGATCTAATGATTATCACATGCCACAATTGCACAAGCTGGTCCTTAAAGAACAAAGGGTGAGATATGAAAGGATTAACAGCAAGTGTCCTACAGGGCCAATGCTGATGCACTTGGTGAATCTGTCATCAGCCTTGATGTGGTCGTACAGCTCTGTGACGGCTCGCTGCCGCAGGTGAGTGCTGTGGTGAGCTTCATACACGTTCATGATGgctacagaaaaagaaagggacatgcaatgaaaaaaaaacccaccctgtgCAGCCAGATTCACTTGCTGTGGCAGGCTGCACCCCAACTCACACAACAACTGATTAAGCATCAGGACAAAGCAAAGCTCTGCCCCAGAGTGGCCTGAGAACATGGGCACAaggccctgctgctctcagggaggGAGAGCCATATGGATCACATAACTCCTGTTTCCATCCCAGCAGCCTACCCCAGCAGGGTAGCAGATCCTAAAGAGCTCTGAGGGTACAAGGCAGCTTCAGCAttcctcacagcagctctgcactcaCCATaggcagcacccagcagccagctgtgcGGGGTGTACACATCACAGGTAGCCACGTTGTTCCTCTGTGCTGGCCAGTCTATGCTGGCATAGTCCTGCACATACAGCTCCTGGCAAGAAACAGCAAAGGGCAGCCTGGTCAGCCAGGAGCAAGCACTTGGGCCAGTTCCTGTCAGAAGCTGGCTCACAAGGGCATAGGCAGCACAGTAGGTGGTCATGGAGCCATGTGTCCTTGTCCAGCAGGATCAGCTCCTTCCTTACCTGCCGCAAGCTCCGTATAAGCTCGTCCTCTTCTGCTGACAAACGCTTAGCATAGCAGTAGCTCATGGGAAGGTAAACCTGGCGGCAGTGACACCAGAGCCGTGACGGGTGGGCTGGAAACCATGTGGGAAGCAGCCTGATTGCAacagagaaaatgctgctgggTGGAACAGTGAAGGCCAAGGGCCACTGGAGAGATGCTGTGTGGAATGCCCAGCGCATGGTAGGCCTTTCCCTGTCTCCTGCAATAGGGGATATACACACAGCCTGGTCCTGCTCAGATTCCCCCTCCAACAGGGATACCCCTTCCTGACACCACTCCAggcccagctggcacagggcagggaggaccTCGAGCTCaaagagggaggagagaagcCAGTTTAGTCACATGGGACATTGAAAGCAGAGGCCTGGACTAACAGTTAATGGCATTTGCTGACAAAGCACCGGCAGCCCTTGGTATTATGCAGCCCCCAATTTCCTCCAGGGATAGTGTCAGACACTTTCCCTCTCTGACACCCAGCAGCCCTCTGAGTATTCAGAGAGGGTACAAGCAAGGGTTTAGGGCTGGCAGCCTTACATGTGGCTGTCCCTTCCTGCTAGGGTCCAGTTACGGCTGCTGGAAGATcctggtggcaggcagggagcacatGAATGTATTTGGGACTCTGTAGGAAATGCTAGCAGGACTGCACTCTGACATCTCCTGACAAACACCCTGAGCACCTTCAGTTCCTGGCTGTAGCTGGAGTCATTCCAGCAATCACCAGTGCCTGGGACAGTTCTGGGTCAAGGCTGGTGACAGGACTGACACtagctcctctctccacagtGAGGAGGGCACGTACCACATCTCTGGGAGAAGCGTGTTCATTCCCTCCCAGCTGTAAACGTTCAAGACAGCCAGCCAAAACTTGCCCCAGGAAGGGATTCCCACAGCACCTCCTGCACAGAACAGTATCAGCTTTCAGGGTTAACACAGCCATGCCAGCTCCCAACTTTCTTCCCCATCACAGGGCCCACTTATCCCCAAGTTTGAGAGCACACTACTCAGGCTGGGATGCACGTCCCAAAACAGGGCAAGCAGGCAATGGTACAAAAATGCAACACAACTTCCCATCATTAATTGAAAATGCAGTTGCCATGAAAGGCAAATAAGAACAACATTTCTTCCACTACCTGGCAGCCCCCAGTGTTCCCTGCAGCCCTCAGGTCTGGCCAGCCCTCTCTCACCAGTGTACCAGCCCCATGGCTGACCTTTGCTGTGCAGGTTGACACGGGCCCGTACAACATCagggtcatctggtccaaccccCAGGATTCTCAAGGCTACATAGTTGAGGGCTGTGCCAAACACTGTTGATTTGTCCTCCACGTGTCTGTCAGGAGCACATACAGAAACACCACATCCATTAGTCAGCTATTGCCATTAGCCAGACACAAGCCACTGCACAAGGCTGTCTTTGTTAGGGTGAAGCAGGATGCCAGGAGTGACTTTGGAAAAGAGGGACCTATCTAACACAGGAAGAAACAATGCTCTGCACTACTACTAACATGTCACACATGGGATATAGTGCCCCAGAGGAGATGTGGCCAGACTTGGTGCTACATCCAGCACTGTGACAGTGTACCTGGAGTGCTGCACAAGCAAGTCCAACCACCCACAGCTATCACAGGTGCTGAGTCCCCCTCCCCAAGCCTGGGCAGAtctgacagcagctcccagtcctGGACCTTGGACCTGCCATCACTCAAAGAAGCATCTTTACTACTCACAAGCCCCAGCCTCCATCCGGGAGCTGCACAGAGCGCAGGTAGCGTATCATCTCCTTCCGGAACCCCTCGGGCAGCTGGATTTTGGCCGTGTGGCAGGTGATGAGGAGACCTGGAGGACCAGACAGGCCGGCACTGTAGAGATAGCGAGCCGAACCCCAGGGCACTCACCCTTGGGCAGGTGCCCAGGCTTacctggcagcaggaacagcGGCCCGCCGTAGTCGCCCGCCCAGTGCCCATCCTCGGCCTGCAGCGCTGCGTAGAACCGCATCCCGTTGCGGGCCGCGTCCCGGGCCGAGCCGGCCGCCGGCAGCGTCCGCAGCGTCGCGTCCTGCGGGGAGACAGCGGCACCTCAGCCGTGCGCCCCGGGCACAGCCCCGCCAGCCGGGGAACGGCCCCGCCAGCCCGGCCCGGACCCCCGCACCGTGTCCAGCCcgaggctgtgctgctccagcgCTGTCTGCGCTCGCCGCTCCCCGCCATCGCCATCACCATCGCCCAGGTAGTGCCAGAGCTGCCGTCCACCCTCGCAGCGCAGCCGCCAGGCCGGCAGCTCCGTGGCCGGTGCCGAGCGCCAAGGGCCGCCACGCCGCCGAACCGCCCTGCCGGACACGGGCACCGTGAGCCGCGGCCGCCACCCCGCCGGGACCCGCCGCTCCCACAGCCGGGATCCACCCCTGCCCCCGCCATCGCCCCGAGCCCACCGCCGGGACCCACATGGCTCCCGCCGCCATCGCCGCTCCCGCTGGCagcgccggggccgcgccggcTGGGCCCACATCGCCTCACGGGCGGCAGCCAATGGGGCCGCGGGCCGGCACCAAGGCCGGCCCCCgtcccgccccgcccggccccctCACTGTCTCTGGCCCGGCCCCCGCGCTATCtccggcccgccccgcccggccccttTATTGTCCCCGTCccgcccctcacagcccccGCGCTGTGCCCGCCCCGCCCCTCACAGCCCTCGCGCTGtgcccggcccgccccgcccggccccttTATTGTCCCCGTCCCGCCCCTCACACCCCCTGCGCTGTGCCCGTCccgcccctcacagcccccGCGCTAtgcccggcccgccccgcccggcccccgcgCTATCCCCGGCCCGCCCCATCTCCTCCCGCCCCCTCCTGCCGTGGGACATCGCTCGGCCACTTGCCGGGGCTCGGCTCCTCCGTCGCGCGTGTCTGCCCCCGCGCTCCCTTCCTCAGGAGTGCCACCCCCCCAAGTGCCATCCCTTTGGTGACAGTGGCAGCCCCTAGAGGGACTGTTCCCATCTCCGTGCGCCCCCAAAGTCCGGGAGTGTGGTTTCCATGGTTAATGGAAATAACAAAACGACGCCGGCCCAGCCTGGGTGCCCTCGAGGGACTGGGGGTACGTGTCTGGGTGCAGTGccagccatggggacagtgcACCCCGACCCTCGTGTGCCAGCCTTGACCACCGTTCTCAGCTCCGCTTTCCCGGGGTGTCGGGCACTCGTTAAACGCCGGAGCCCCGCCCGGGTGGGGAGGGTGCGGCTGGCGGGGGTGCCGCCCATAAAACACTGTGTTTTGTGACAGGTGAGTCAGGTATCCCCGGCACGGATTGGGTTGTCACCTTCCTGCCGTGGGATGGCAGAGCTCCTCATGTCCTGTCCCACTGGCGTGTCCCCATCTCTCTCCTAACCCCCTCAATGTTGCATCACTGCCTTCCCAAGGCCAGTGAGCAAGTGGCTTTCAGCCCTTCAAAGCCCCCTGGCTCAAGAAGGCTTCCCAGAAGGAGGCACACAGGGAATGTAAATCCCAGAGATGCTGTACTTGCTGCTGCTATGCTGTTGGGAGGGCTGGGTGAAAATTTAATACATGCTTGTTTAAATGGAGTgataaaaattcctttcagcCTTTCAGAGTGACCTGGCTTCCCTCCTACCACAGAGGTGACACAAGACCAAGCTAAACTGGCAGAAAAGCCCCTCCATGTCTGTGCACTGCCCAGGGACAAAAGAGCTGCTCACAAATGTGGCACCCAACTGCaccccagcacagaaaaatgccTGTCTATTAATACTTTTATAATCATTAATACTTAGAGTATTTAATGCACACTAtaagtttaatttaaaacactCCTCTTCTAGTAAATAGCTCTTCACTCATGTCCAGAATAACACCAGGGATTATTTGGAGAGGATACAGTAATTTTGTTTGAGAATTAAAGGATTAATTTGGTATTTATTTCATAAACTATGCTTAGGTCACTCACCagtccagccctggctgtgttcAGTaagagcaaaatgttttttggATGCTGCTGGACTTCTCCTGGAGGGAGAATGGATGGGGATAATATCTTTGACTTCTCTCATCCCACTGGTcctcagcagggagagctgtgcagcTTCTCTTGCACAGTTAATATGAGCAAAGGGAACTCTAGGTCACTGACATGGGTGTTGTATTTGAGGGTTAACAgtctgtttatttttggtttaacTAAAAAATTGTCATAATGAGTCTGCCTGAAATGAGGTTCATGCAAGTATGCACTTGTCTGTGGATGCCtaaatcttaaaataatttatggtAATATTTGCCTAAGGGGAGTTATGGAGGATGAAcaacttggttttatttttctgtctctataCAAACCACCTGCAccagaaatttttaatatttgccaAATTCCTGTTACTTAGGCATTATTTTAATCCATGTTTTCCTGTGTCTGAGCCTGGATTCAGCCAGGAACTAGCTCACCTCTGACTGCTGTGTTTGTAGGTGCAAGGGAACCTGCtccctgcaaagctgctgtgtgtgctgggactGAGTGTAGCCCTGCAGAGGCACAGGCAGTTTCTTCACCCTCCCACCCAAATTCCTTTgctttcattactttttttgtCCCAGTTCAATGACGGCTGGCGTTTGTCTCACGGCCTGGCAGAGCTTGGGGCTATACACAGCAGAGAGACAAAGAAACAAGGCTGGCTTTTGTCCCCGAGCCTGGTATGAGGAGCCCACATTGTGAGGGAGACAGGCAGAGGGCTGAAGTGTTTTGCTCAGCCTTGGGCACTGTAAAACCTCCTTGGCTTCTTCAAACATATCAGCCCAAAGCTCTGGCAAGGAAACCCTGACCCTGAGGAAAGGAGCCCCaaggctgcaccctcctgttTGAAGATCAgaatgtgaattttaaaataacagaagcagctctgaaagcacaggcagctcagccccacaccCACACCCAGACCTCCTAGACTCACAAGCTGGGTTAGGGATGATCCAGGCCAGGACAGCAGTCTTGGCAGAGATAGGAGCCTGGACAAGGATCAGGAAAGTTTCTTGGAGCTGCTCATTAGCAGAGGCAGAAGAAGGTCAAGGTTTCTGATGTTCACATcggatcctgctgctccttcccatcccatcaGCACATCATTCCAGATCATCACCCTTAAAATACAGGAGTCAGAATGATTTGGGGTGAAATGGACAGCAAAAATGACCAGGAAAGAGAATTTCAAGACTGTTCAAGTTTTGACCTGTCAAATGTTACCTTTTCTGTTCCATTTTAAGGAAAGGTCACCTTCCGGAATGACATCAGGAAATGATTTAAGGAGATGAGCTAGGACCTTGTCTCTGACTAGAAAAGGTTTGCTTTAATGCACTTCTTGGCTGAGGACTGAGCTAGAGATCTACCAGATCAAATTGCTGTCAGCAAAAAACTGCTGTCTCTTTCCTGCTGACAGAGAGCCCCATTTATAGTCAGCTCTTACAGGAATGCAAGTACTcttggaaaaaatcaaatagtGCAAAATTGCTGACAAACTACCTCCATGCTAGAAACACCGCTCCCTAAAagcatccctgctgtccctgctggtccCACCAGAGCACAGATAACTGGTGTAGTTTGCAATGCCCCAAATGCAAGAATTTCAGTGGTCAGGTAAATATTTAAAGTCAACATACTCAACCTAAATGCTGGGGAAATAATTCTTCCCCAAACCAGTGTTTGAGCTTGTTACAAAAGCTTTCATGAGCTGATGTAAAGAAATGATCAATGTAGATGGGTTTCTTGTACACCAGCATGTGAAAAAGTTTCTTAAGTAACATGGTCCATGTTGTATCAGTAGATTTGGGAACACAGGGACTGCCAGGGAATATGTCTGTGCAGCAACAGGGTTTAGATAAAAGTGCATTTAATGCCAGTTCATGGTGGCTGCTGGGACTTGAGAACAAGTTTTGTATCAATATCccatttaaaagtaaataaagaatttaagtTTGAGATAACTTTTCAaagtttctaaaaataaaagatttttttttctagtgtgAA
Encoded proteins:
- the LSS gene encoding lanosterol synthase → MAAGAMAVRRRGGPWRSAPATELPAWRLRCEGGRQLWHYLGDGDGDGGERRAQTALEQHSLGLDTDATLRTLPAAGSARDAARNGMRFYAALQAEDGHWAGDYGGPLFLLPGLLITCHTAKIQLPEGFRKEMIRYLRSVQLPDGGWGLHVEDKSTVFGTALNYVALRILGVGPDDPDVVRARVNLHSKGGAVGIPSWGKFWLAVLNVYSWEGMNTLLPEMWLLPTWFPAHPSRLWCHCRQVYLPMSYCYAKRLSAEEDELIRSLRQELYVQDYASIDWPAQRNNVATCDVYTPHSWLLGAAYAIMNVYEAHHSTHLRQRAVTELYDHIKADDRFTKCISIGPISKTINMLVRWFVEGKDSSAFQEHVSRIPDYLWLGLDGMKMQGTNGSQLWDTAFAIQAFLEAEAQEMPEFTSCLQNAHGFLQFSQIPENPPDYQKYYRHMNKGGFPFSTRDCGWIVADCTAEGLKAVMLLQEKCPFIAKPVPAERLFDAVNVLLSMRNSDGGFATYETKRGGHLLELLNPSEVFGDIMIDYTYVECTSAVMQALRHFQSQFPEHRALEIRETLKKGLDFCRRKQRADGSWEGSWGVCFTYGTWFGLEAFASMQHTYHSGTVCQEVAQACQFLISKQMTDGGWGEDFESCEQRTYVQSAESQIHNTCWALLGLMAVRYPDISVLERGIKVLMDKQLPNGDWPQENIAGVFNKSCAISYTAYRNIFPIWTLGRFCRLYPNSPLAGQLPARARASTGAGQEEQRALSA